The Terriglobia bacterium genome contains the following window.
TGGCGGCGAGCGTTCCGAACAGGAGCACCGTCACCCCCGAGGCGCCGGCGAACGCCTTGAGCTTCGACAGCCAGTACTTCCGTCGCGGCAGGGTGCCGAAGGCCACGTTCACCGCCCCCTCGAGCGTGGTCAGCGCGGTGGTGGCCACCCAGACGAGCGCCGGGATCGCCACCACGGCCATCCCCTCCCCCGACGGCAGGCTGCGGCCTAGCCGCTCGATCGTCGGCGCCAGCTCCGGGGGGACGAACGCGGAGACTCTCGTGAGCGCGATCCCGGTCGGATCGTGGCCCGGGAGCATCCACCGGATCAGGAGCGCGACGAGGTAGAGGAACGGAGCCAGGGAAAGGAGGGAGTAGTACGCCACGGCGGCCGCGTGATCGAGGCAGCCGTCCTTCAGGAAATGGCGGACGGCCTTGAGGAGAAGGGCGGCCCACGAAGGCCTCGACGGGTTCACTCGTGCTTCCCCTCGCGGCGGCTTCGGAACCGGAGGTGGATCGGCGCGGAGCCGAATCCGAAGCGCTCGCGAAGGCTCCCCTCGAGATGGCGCCGGAGCGAGAAGTGAACGTACCGGGCGTCGTTGCAGAACAGCAGGAATCGGGGCGGGTGGACCCCGGTCTGCGCGGCGTAGAACAGGCGGACGCTCCGCCCGCGCGCCGGGGCCGCACGCTCGGCGGTCGCGATCTCGCGGAGCCAGCGGTTGAGCGCGGGAGTCGGGACGCGCACCCCCCCTTGCCGGTGGACCGCGTTGACGAGCGAGAGGAGTCGCGGCACTCGCTGGCCCGAAAGCGCGCTCACGAACGCGACGGGGACTCCCGCGACGAATCGCAGGCGCACGCGGAGGTCCGCCTCCCAAGCTTTCGCCGCTTCCTCGCGGCGCTCCACTCGGTCCCACTTGTTCACCGCGACGACCAGCGGCTTCCACGACTCCCGCGCGTACCCGGCGATGTGAGCGTCCTGCGCGACGAAGCCGTCCCCCGCGTCGAGCACCAGGACCACGACGTCCGCGCGCTCGATGCTCTTTCGCGCGTGGATCTCGGAGAGCGAGTCGGCGACCGCGCGCGCCTTGCCGCGGCGCCTCAGACCCGCGGTGTCGATCAGGAGAAAGCGCCCGCCCTCGCCCTCGAGCAGGGTGTCCACCGAGTCGCGGGTCGTCCCGGGCATCTCGCTCACCAGAGCGCGCTCCTTGCCGAGAAGGCGGTTCACGATCGACGACTTCCCGACGTTCGGCCGGCCGACGATGGCGATCCGGACGGGCGGGGTCGCGGCCTCCTCCTCGCCACTCCCCTCCTCCGCGCCCAGGGTCGCACCGGCGTCGAGCAGGGCCCGCTCCACGGCGGCAAGGAGGTCGTCGATCCCGAGTCCATGCTCGGCCGACACGGACACGGGGTCTCCGAGACCCAACTCGTGGAGCTCGCCGAGGAGCGGCTCGAGGCCTGGAGCGTCGATCTTGTTCGCCACGAGGATCACCGGGAGCGAGGTGCGGCGGAGCATCGCCACCACCTCGCGGTCCGCGGCGGTCGGCCCGGCGCGCGCGTCCACCACGAACAGCACCGCGGTCGCTTCGGCGAGGGCCCGGCCCGCCTGCCGCTCGATGTCCCGCGCGAGGTGCGCATTCCCGGCCGGGTTCATCCCGCCGGTGTCCACGAGGCGAAAGGGCACGGCCGCCGTCGGGACTTCGCCGTACAGCCGGTCCCGGGTCACGCCCGGCTCGTCGGTGACGATCGCGCGTCGCCGTCCGACGAGTCGGTTGAACAGCGTGCTCTTGCCGACGTTGGGAACGCCGACGATCGCGACGAGGGGCGGTGGCATGTCGAGTCCCTGGCCTCCCGGCGAACCGTAGCATGCAGGGGCTCGACGGGACAAGGGGGCTCGCCGCTAAATCGCTTCGCAACGAGGACTTAGCGCAAGCGCCCCTTGACACTCCTCCCCGTGATTCGTACAGTAGCGCTACCCTCGCGGGTGGAGGTCCCTCGGATGATCAAGGCGGACATCATCAACAAGGTCGCCGAGCAGGCCGAGATCACGAAAGTCAAGGCCGTGGAAGCCGTCGAGGCGGTCTTCGAGGCGATGAAGAACGCGATGATGCAGGGGGAGCGGATCGAACTCCGGGGGTTCGGAGTGTTCCAGGTGAAACCCCGCAAGAAGGGGATCGGCCGCAATCCCAGGACCGGGAGGGAAGTCCGCATCCCGCCCGGCAAGACGATCCGCTTCAAGCCCGGCAAGAACCTCCGCTCGCTCAGTTCAGAGGGTTGATCCTCCCTCTCGCTTCAGGTCGATTCTGACCTCCGCCGGCTGATCGTCTCCGGCGACGTTCGCGGTCTCCGTTCGGCTAAGGTACCCGGGACGGACCACCTCAATGCGGTGCTCCCCCGCCGCGACGGGGATCGCTCCGTGAAGCCGCGCCAGCTCGTCGCCGCGCCCGAGGAATTCCCCGTCGAGATAGACGGCAGCGTCGGGAGGCGACACGAGGACCTTCAGGAAGCCCCGGTGGACCCCGGTCTCCGCGCCTCCTCTCGTGGAGCCCGGCGCCGGCGGCGCTTCCTCCGGGGGCATCGCGGAGGCGCGTGGAGGCGCGGGGGACGCGATCGAGTAGGATCGAGGATCCCGTCCATCCCCTTCCCGCAGGGCATAGGCGATCCGGTAGTGCCTGCCCGGCTTCGCGTCGACGCCCACCTCGAGGGTCATGCAGCCCTTGGCCTCGAACTCGAGCACGTGGTGCCCCGGATCCAGCTCCAGCGCGTCCCACGTCCCGTTGAAGTCGCGGGCCTCTCCGATCGGCTCGCCGTCGAGAACGACCTGAGCCTTTTTCGGCCGGACCGAGGTCTCGACGATCGCGGGACCGATTTCGATTTCGTCGCCGTAACCCGGGTAGCCTCCCGCGTACCACCCCGGCCGGCCGTATCCCCAACCGTCGCCCCAGTATCCCGGCCAACCCCACCACAGGCCCAGGGACCACCACGGGCCGTAGTACCAGTCCCAGGAGTACGGGCGGTATCCGAAGCCGCCATGGCCGTACCCGTACGTCGCCCGGCCCTGCGCACGGGTCGCGACCCGGCCGGACCCTCGCCCCGCCGCCCTCCCCGAGGACGTGGAGCCTTGCGAGTGGGGACGCGAGCGGGCGGCGCTTCCGGCTTCCGACGGAAGGGCCGAGGCGGCCAGCGCGATGGCGAGTGCCACCGCCCCTGAGGCTCTGAGGACTTGGCGTTTCATCTCGAATCCTCCCGGGGCATCCGTGGCGCAACCCCACGAGAGCGGCCTGCAACCTTCGTACCGCGCCCACCGTGGCGGTAAAGGCGCGACAAACGGCCTCCCGGCCGTCCTCCGACGGTTACGCCCCGTCGCCGGCAGCGGACACCCCTCCTGTTATACTGCCGATCCGCCCGTGACGGCGCAGCGACCCGATCGATCGGAACCCCGCGTGGAACACGAGCCCTCGTCCGTCCCGCCGCTCCCTTCTCCGCCGGAGGGTCCGATCCCCCCGACTCCATGGAGCGTTCCTGAGGTGCCTCCCCGGCGCGAGCGGACCCTGCTCCACCTCTCGCTATTCGCGGCGACCGGCGCGACCCTCCTGCTCGCGGGCGCGATGTGGGAGGGAGCGTTCGACCGCCTCTCCTCGATTTGGATGATCCCCCGATTCGTGATGGGCCATCCCACGGTGCTCGTCTCGGGGGTACCGTACGCGATCTCCATCCTGGCCATCCTGGCGAGCCACGAGATGGGGCACTACCTGGCGTGCCGTTGGTACGGAATCCCGGCGACCCTTCCCTTCTTCATCCCGGGCATCGGCTTCGGCACCTTCGGTGCCGTCATCCGGATTCGGGGGGTGATTCCCGACCGCAAGGCGCTGTTCGACGTGGCCGCGGCCGGACCGCTGGCGGGATTCTCGGTCGCCCTGCCCATCCTGATTTGGGGATTGCTCCGCGCCACGCCCGTATCCGGGGGAATCCCTCCGGGTGCCGCCGCCTTCGGCTCCCCGCTGCTGTCGCTCGCCATCGGACATTTCCTCTTCGGAGGCGCGGACCTCAGCATCGACTCGATCTACATCGCCGGGTGGTTCGGCATGCTCATCACCTCGATGAATCTCTTCCCGGTCGGCCAGCTCGACGGCGGCCATGCGGTGTACGCTCTCTCGCGGCGGTGGCACCGGCTCTTGGCACGCGGGACGCTCGTCACGTTGATCGCGCTGGTGGCGGTTCAGACGATCCTGTACAGGACTCTCTCCGCGTACACGCTGTGGTGCGTGGTGCTGCTGCTCATGCGCGATCGCCACCCGAGGCTCGAGGACGAGATCACGCCCCTCGGCCCGGGCCGACGGCTGGGATTGGCGTTGCTCCTGCTGATCTTCCTCATCTGCTTCATTCCGGTCCCGCTCTCCCTGTGATCTCGACCTCGAAGCCGTGATCGGATCCGCGGAGACGCACCTGACCGTCGCGATCGGTGCGGTAGACCGGAATCCGGCGCGCGCGGAGTCGCGCGAGGACTCCGGGGTCCGGATGGCCGAACCTGTTGGCCATCCCGACGGAGATCACCGCGACGCGCGGAGCGACCGCGGCGAGGAGAGCGGAGCGGGAGCCGCGACTCCCGCCGTGGTGCCCGACGATCAGCGCCTCGGCCGTCGGCTCGGGCACTGCGGCGAGGAGCGCCTCCTCCTCGGGGGACTCGAGGTCCGCGGGGATCAGGACGCGCGCGGGTTCGGTTCCCGCCCTGAGGACGAGGCAGCGCTCGTTCGGCGCTCGAGCGGGGCTCTCCCGCGGCGGATGCAGCACCTCGATCGAGAGACCCGCGCGCACCCGTCGCATCCCGCGCCCGGCGTCGACGATCGCGACGCCTCGCGCCACCGCGGCCGCCATGAGGCGGCGCATGGGCTCGCCGCGCGGCGACCCCGGGGCCATCCACATCTCGCCCACGTCGAATTCGCGGAGGATCGCCTCGGCTCCCCCGGCGTGATCGTCGTGCTCGTGGCTCACGACGAGAACCTCGATCCGTCGGCAGCCGAGGCGGGCGAGGACCGGCGCGACGACCCGCTCGCCGGCGTCGAAGCGTCCTCC
Protein-coding sequences here:
- the der gene encoding ribosome biogenesis GTPase Der → MPPPLVAIVGVPNVGKSTLFNRLVGRRRAIVTDEPGVTRDRLYGEVPTAAVPFRLVDTGGMNPAGNAHLARDIERQAGRALAEATAVLFVVDARAGPTAADREVVAMLRRTSLPVILVANKIDAPGLEPLLGELHELGLGDPVSVSAEHGLGIDDLLAAVERALLDAGATLGAEEGSGEEEAATPPVRIAIVGRPNVGKSSIVNRLLGKERALVSEMPGTTRDSVDTLLEGEGGRFLLIDTAGLRRRGKARAVADSLSEIHARKSIERADVVVLVLDAGDGFVAQDAHIAGYARESWKPLVVAVNKWDRVERREEAAKAWEADLRVRLRFVAGVPVAFVSALSGQRVPRLLSLVNAVHRQGGVRVPTPALNRWLREIATAERAAPARGRSVRLFYAAQTGVHPPRFLLFCNDARYVHFSLRRHLEGSLRERFGFGSAPIHLRFRSRREGKHE
- a CDS encoding site-2 protease family protein, whose protein sequence is MPPRRERTLLHLSLFAATGATLLLAGAMWEGAFDRLSSIWMIPRFVMGHPTVLVSGVPYAISILAILASHEMGHYLACRWYGIPATLPFFIPGIGFGTFGAVIRIRGVIPDRKALFDVAAAGPLAGFSVALPILIWGLLRATPVSGGIPPGAAAFGSPLLSLAIGHFLFGGADLSIDSIYIAGWFGMLITSMNLFPVGQLDGGHAVYALSRRWHRLLARGTLVTLIALVAVQTILYRTLSAYTLWCVVLLLMRDRHPRLEDEITPLGPGRRLGLALLLLIFLICFIPVPLSL
- a CDS encoding integration host factor subunit beta, which translates into the protein MIKADIINKVAEQAEITKVKAVEAVEAVFEAMKNAMMQGERIELRGFGVFQVKPRKKGIGRNPRTGREVRIPPGKTIRFKPGKNLRSLSSEG
- a CDS encoding YihY/virulence factor BrkB family protein, with protein sequence MNPSRPSWAALLLKAVRHFLKDGCLDHAAAVAYYSLLSLAPFLYLVALLIRWMLPGHDPTGIALTRVSAFVPPELAPTIERLGRSLPSGEGMAVVAIPALVWVATTALTTLEGAVNVAFGTLPRRKYWLSKLKAFAGASGVTVLLFGTLAANHAAAWLDRYRTRLKLPPVLGPRAAWFSYVALLVAAFATFATFYKLLPRGRIRWRSALSAALVALILWDIARRIFGSVLVHSPTFGLLTGTLAGIVAILLWVYTAAAICLYGAELAALLNGNR